Sequence from the Clostridium saccharobutylicum DSM 13864 genome:
TGTAACAAAACATGGACATCCTACACTCATAGATTCTAAAACAGCAATATTAAATGTATCATATTTACTCAAACACAAATTAAAATCTGATTTATAATACGCATTATACAGTTTTTCTTTATCATTAATTTGACCATTATAACAAACAAGGTCACTCAAATTATAAGTTTTTATATAATTATAAAACTTCGTTAAACTTTTGTTATCAATAACATCTCCATATATATTAAGAAATACTTTTATGTTTAAAGCATTTAATGCTCTTACTAATTCTAATGCCTCATAAATACCTTTTCTATTTTTAATTCCTCCTACATGTATTAGATTTAACACACTCCCTCTAACAAAACTGTTAATACTTCCATTCAATTTAATTAAATCCATACCATTATTTATTACATAAACATTATTTGTTCTTTTAAAATAATATTTAATATCTATTTTTAATTTTTCTGATACACATATTACATTCGGAAAATATTTATAGATAATCTTTTCAATCAACACAGTTTTTCTATTTGGTTTTATTCCATTATATTTACTTTCAATCTTATAGATTCCATGTATAATAAGATAATATTTCCTCTTTTTATCCAAAAGCGAAAGAATAAATATAATAAAAGTAAGAAAAAAACCATCTGAACATATACATACAATTTTATAATTTGAATCTAATAGCATCCTTGGTAATTTTAGAACTTCCTTATTAATATTAATTATTTTAAAGTCTATTTTATCTATTTTTTTACCAGCATTCATCAAGCTCTTTAAAACACCGCTTGGCCCATTATTACAATTTGTTCTATTTAATTTTCCTAAAAAAATAATTTTATTTTCCATTTTATCTGTCACCATTTCGTTAATTTTTATTTTCTATGAATTGTATAACTATTTCTTAAATCTTTTACTATACTTTGTGCAGAAATATCTTTAGTAACTAATGTTCCTGCAGCTATAACACTACCTTTTCCAATTTTTACTCCATCCAAAATAATAACTCCACTGCCTATCCAACAATTGTCCTCAATTACTATCCCCTTTCTATTTACGCCTTGTGATTTTATGTCAGATTTAATATCAGAAAAATTATGATTTTCTGCGAATATACTAACTCTAGGTCCTATCATGACATTATTCCCAATCTTAACAAATCCCGCACAACCAATATACCCGAATGGTCCTATTGATGAATTATCTCCGACAATCAATCCTTCTCCTAATTCTCCAACACCATAATAACTTGATGGTCTTATCATTGTCGTATGTCCAATTGTTACATTATTTCCAAATATAATTCCCTTTGAACTTAAACCCTGAATTTCAGAATTCTTCTCAAACTTAACATTCTTTCCAACTGATATGCGATGCTTATTTAATATAGAAACATTTTTCCCTACAAAAATAAATCCATTAGATTTTTTTAAGAATAGCTTTATAGTAAAACCTCTTATTATCTTAATTGTAGCTGAAACTAAGATAGCAATTTTATCAATGACTTTTATATTATTATCAATTCTCTCTAACATGTCTTATTCCATCACTTACAAGATTAGAATACAATTTAGAAAAACTTTCTATATAACTTTTTAGTGAAAACATCATTTTCTGACGTTTCTTTGCTTGAATTCCCATATCAATCATTTTAATCCTATCCTTAATTAATAATTCAATTTTAGAAGACATATCTTCTGTATTTCTTACTTCAGCTAGTAAACCGGTTTCTTCATCAACAACCATTTCACATATTCCCCCATGCTTATAACCAATGACAGGTTTTCCAGTTGCCATTGCTTCAAGAACGACTGTAGGTAGTGGATCTGGATTGGTACTTGGTAAAACAAATATATCAAAAATATTATGAAGATTAGGACAATCCTTTCTAAAATTTTGTATGATTATCCTATCCTTGAAATGAGATTCACTAACTTTTTGTTTTAATTCTTCCATTCTCCACTCTTCACCTTCAAATACACCGCCTACCATAACTGCATAAACGTTATGATACTTTGCAAGTATTGGCTCAATAGCAGCTAGAAAATCTTTCTGTCCCTTCCAAGCATTCACTCTCCCTATCATGCCTACAATAAAAGCATCTTTAGGAATTTGTAACTCTTCTCTTAAATATTCTGTTTCATTGTTAGAATTAAATATAGCATTATTTACACCATTATAAATTGTCTTAACCTTATTTGGATTTACTCTGTTGGAATTAATTAGATGATTGCCAACAGCATTTGATACTACCACTGTTCTATCAGAATATTTACCAATAATAAAACTAATAAATTTATATATAATCTTTGGATTAATTAAAATTTCATGAACATGCCAAATCATTGGTATCTTTAATTTTTTTCTTAAATAAATTCCTTCTAATACCGCCGTTGTATTTATATGCAAAAGGTTAATATTTTTATCTTTCACTAGCTTTAGTATCAACTTACAATACTTCCTATATGATATAATATACTTAATTATCCCCTTTAAATTAAAGTACTTCCTTCTTAATATCGGATACGGAATTACTTCTGTTTCTATTCCTTCTTTTCTAAGTGCGTTAACAAGAATGCCTTCACATGGAAGAACTACAATTGGATTAAACCTTGTCTTGTCTAATCCTTTTATTAATTCAAGTAACACTTTATCAGCACCATACATTTCTGCTCCAGCATGGAGATATAATATTTTTATCATTTTAAACTCCTTTATTCCATAGTTTGTGATGCCATTGCCTAATTCACAAAAGCATATCCTATATTTATCAATATGTTTCTTATTAATAGCTTTTCAAGCATTTTCCATTCCTTAACAAGTTATACTCACATTCTCATAGCATGAAAGTCCGTTAACTAATAAATCTTCATATTGATCTATAATATAATTCCATGTATACTCTTTTCTAACTCTATTTTTAGCTTTAAATCCCAACGCTTTAATCTTTGTTTCATTCATTGTATCTAATTTATCTATTAGATTAGCTAAATTTCCGCTTTCTTTGGTAAAATATAATGCTCCATCCTCTCCCACTTCTTTATTAAATCCAACATTAAGTAGAATATTCAAATCAGTTGTAGCCAAAGCTTCTAGTAAGGATGGGTTAGTTCCTCCAACTTCATGACCATGAAAATATCCATAAGCATTTTCCCTAATTTTCTTTAATAGCTCCTGATCATAAACCGTTCCAACAAACTTTATTCTTTTATCTTTTTCAAAATGTGTATTTTTTCTTAATTCTTCATAGAACTTATTTCTCTTTACATTCGTTATTAATACAAAATCTTTGTTAGTTTTTGATTTCATAAATTCAGTTATCATAATTTCATAATTGTTTTCTGGAACAAATCTACCTACTACTAAATAATATTCTTTTTTATTTACTTTTTTTTCTTTATACCATTGAATCAAAGAATTGTAATCATCAGATAACTTTGATTTTTGAATGTCAGCTCCATAAGCAATAAACGTTGTATTAGGATTATATTGCTTATAATTCTGTTGTATATATTTCTCGATATTTTTTGAATCACATATCAATAAATCAGCATGTTTAACCATATATTTTTCGGATATTTTCCAATATGCTCTTATATATCTATTCCATTTTGCCCTTTTCCATTCATGACCATCTGGATTTATAATTAACGTCCCATTTAGTTTTCTTAATTTCTTTTTGTAATGCCCTACAAATGGACCGATTCTACAAGCCAAAATATATACTATTGAATTTTTTATATTATTCATCTTTATATATTTAATGCTCCTTTTTAATGCAGCTATATCATAATAAACTGCTTTAGCAGGTCCAATATTAGGTACTTTTACATTAAAGCACCTAGCACCATTGTACTCAAATTCCTTCTCATTATTTGATAAGCAAGAAACATGATATTTTATTTCTTTACTTTTTTGTCCTTTTGTTAATTTGTCAACAAATGTTTCAAACCCGCCATAATTTGCTGGTATTCCTTTAGAACCTATAATAAATACATGTTTCATTATTTAATCCCCTATTCCACATTATTGCTATTGCAACTTCTTTTTTAGGTACTTTGTAAATTAAAATAGCCTTTTTACAACAATTTATAAGTATTTTGATAAATTATTTTTTATATTGAATTCTAACTTGCATGACTATCACCAAATAATACCGAGAAAGTTTTTAATATTAATAATATATCAATCCCAACATTCCTTTCATTTACATATTTAATATCTAATTCCATCCATTCATTAAATTCAATATCATTTCTTCCTGATACCTGCCAATAGCAAGTTAGTCCAGGTTTAACAGTTAACCTTTTTAGCATCCACTCCTCAAATTGCTCAACTTCTTTAGGAAGCGATGGTCTTGGTCCTACAATACTCATATCCCCCTTTAAAATATTAAGTAGCTGTGGCAATTCATCTATGCTTGTCCTTCTTATAATCCT
This genomic interval carries:
- a CDS encoding glycosyltransferase family 4 protein produces the protein MENKIIFLGKLNRTNCNNGPSGVLKSLMNAGKKIDKIDFKIININKEVLKLPRMLLDSNYKIVCICSDGFFLTFIIFILSLLDKKRKYYLIIHGIYKIESKYNGIKPNRKTVLIEKIIYKYFPNVICVSEKLKIDIKYYFKRTNNVYVINNGMDLIKLNGSINSFVRGSVLNLIHVGGIKNRKGIYEALELVRALNALNIKVFLNIYGDVIDNKSLTKFYNYIKTYNLSDLVCYNGQINDKEKLYNAYYKSDFNLCLSKYDTFNIAVLESMSVGCPCFVTTNCGASEIVESGMDGYVINQDDYIQQIVSIIKLYLNYSNCEIKKLRLNASIKASKYSWNNVINQYFALLGKDCD
- a CDS encoding acyltransferase; its protein translation is MLERIDNNIKVIDKIAILVSATIKIIRGFTIKLFLKKSNGFIFVGKNVSILNKHRISVGKNVKFEKNSEIQGLSSKGIIFGNNVTIGHTTMIRPSSYYGVGELGEGLIVGDNSSIGPFGYIGCAGFVKIGNNVMIGPRVSIFAENHNFSDIKSDIKSQGVNRKGIVIEDNCWIGSGVIILDGVKIGKGSVIAAGTLVTKDISAQSIVKDLRNSYTIHRK
- a CDS encoding glycosyltransferase family 4 protein is translated as MIKILYLHAGAEMYGADKVLLELIKGLDKTRFNPIVVLPCEGILVNALRKEGIETEVIPYPILRRKYFNLKGIIKYIISYRKYCKLILKLVKDKNINLLHINTTAVLEGIYLRKKLKIPMIWHVHEILINPKIIYKFISFIIGKYSDRTVVVSNAVGNHLINSNRVNPNKVKTIYNGVNNAIFNSNNETEYLREELQIPKDAFIVGMIGRVNAWKGQKDFLAAIEPILAKYHNVYAVMVGGVFEGEEWRMEELKQKVSESHFKDRIIIQNFRKDCPNLHNIFDIFVLPSTNPDPLPTVVLEAMATGKPVIGYKHGGICEMVVDEETGLLAEVRNTEDMSSKIELLIKDRIKMIDMGIQAKKRQKMMFSLKSYIESFSKLYSNLVSDGIRHVREN
- the cps2T gene encoding beta 1-4 rhamnosyltransferase Cps2T, whose protein sequence is MKHVFIIGSKGIPANYGGFETFVDKLTKGQKSKEIKYHVSCLSNNEKEFEYNGARCFNVKVPNIGPAKAVYYDIAALKRSIKYIKMNNIKNSIVYILACRIGPFVGHYKKKLRKLNGTLIINPDGHEWKRAKWNRYIRAYWKISEKYMVKHADLLICDSKNIEKYIQQNYKQYNPNTTFIAYGADIQKSKLSDDYNSLIQWYKEKKVNKKEYYLVVGRFVPENNYEIMITEFMKSKTNKDFVLITNVKRNKFYEELRKNTHFEKDKRIKFVGTVYDQELLKKIRENAYGYFHGHEVGGTNPSLLEALATTDLNILLNVGFNKEVGEDGALYFTKESGNLANLIDKLDTMNETKIKALGFKAKNRVRKEYTWNYIIDQYEDLLVNGLSCYENVSITC